A region from the Cystobacter ferrugineus genome encodes:
- a CDS encoding vWA domain-containing protein — protein sequence MLLKTLSRPTLGAALALFMFAAPHSLAGGPPPAPPAQVQPQRQTPPPPAPPRQEAQPRIDLVFVLDTTGSMSGLIEGAKQKIFSIASRIAQGKPTPRVRVGMVAYRDVGDEYVTRWTDLTDDLDGVFTHLRQLQADGGGDTPEHVGRGLGEAVSKLSWDPGRETMKLIFLVGDAPPAQREKQWNFQHWVKRAAEQHIVVNTVRCGNDPETQTQWKYAAKLTDGMYESLAQSGGMAAVATPYDAELARVNAELARKTMYAGKKEAREANQARAGQMAELPAEAAAERIQFLKTTRGRGKGSAAAAVSSAPAPVQGAVDLAAQPEALAGVAKEELPAELRELDAEGRTAKVKQLAEERKALEEKAAKLAAERDSWRAKNVADKQDAFDTNVMKSVKAKAAAHGLSY from the coding sequence ATGCTCCTGAAGACTCTCTCGCGCCCCACGCTCGGGGCCGCGCTCGCCCTCTTCATGTTCGCCGCGCCCCACTCGCTCGCGGGTGGCCCTCCCCCGGCCCCGCCCGCCCAGGTCCAGCCTCAACGACAGACGCCCCCGCCTCCCGCGCCCCCGCGGCAAGAAGCCCAGCCGAGAATCGATCTGGTCTTCGTCCTGGACACCACGGGCTCCATGAGCGGGCTCATCGAGGGCGCCAAGCAGAAGATCTTCTCCATCGCGTCGCGGATCGCCCAGGGCAAGCCCACGCCTCGGGTGCGGGTGGGGATGGTGGCCTACCGGGACGTGGGCGACGAGTACGTCACCCGGTGGACGGACCTCACGGACGACCTGGATGGCGTCTTCACGCACCTGCGCCAGCTCCAGGCGGATGGCGGCGGCGACACGCCCGAGCACGTGGGGCGCGGCCTGGGCGAGGCGGTGTCGAAGCTGTCGTGGGACCCGGGCCGCGAGACGATGAAGCTCATCTTCCTGGTGGGAGACGCGCCGCCCGCGCAGCGCGAGAAGCAATGGAACTTCCAGCACTGGGTGAAGCGGGCGGCGGAGCAGCACATCGTGGTGAACACGGTGCGCTGTGGAAACGACCCCGAGACCCAGACGCAATGGAAGTACGCGGCGAAGCTGACGGATGGGATGTACGAGTCCCTGGCGCAGTCGGGCGGAATGGCGGCGGTGGCCACGCCCTATGACGCGGAGCTGGCCCGGGTGAACGCGGAGCTGGCGCGCAAGACGATGTACGCGGGGAAGAAGGAAGCGCGCGAGGCGAACCAGGCCCGCGCTGGACAGATGGCGGAGCTGCCCGCGGAGGCCGCGGCCGAGCGCATCCAGTTCCTGAAGACAACCCGGGGCCGGGGCAAGGGGTCCGCCGCCGCGGCGGTGAGCAGCGCGCCCGCGCCGGTGCAGGGCGCGGTGGACCTGGCGGCACAGCCAGAGGCCCTCGCCGGGGTGGCGAAAGAAGAACTGCCCGCGGAACTGCGCGAACTGGACGCGGAGGGCCGCACGGCGAAGGTCAAACAGCTCGCCGAGGAGCGCAAGGCCCTGGAGGAGAAGGCCGCGAAGCTGGCGGCGGAGCGCGACTCCTGGCGCGCGAAGAACGTGGCCGACAAGCAGGACGCCTTCGACACCAACGTCATGAAGAGCGTGAAGGCCAAGGCCGCCGCGCATGGCCTGAGCTACTGA
- a CDS encoding aminoglycoside adenylyltransferase domain-containing protein has protein sequence MNPPQDIPAHVAPEVVRYTDAVVKRLQALLGDELLGAYLIGSNSLGGYEAGPSDIDIIAICARPVELATKQAIARELDHRALPCPARGLEFVLYPKDTVSRPTPSPRFELNLNTGAGMGHRYTVRPEDESPHWFVIDLDIARQHGVRLAGPPASELLAPQDKRWVLDAIRTSLAWHSREEPASANNVLNACRAWRYAEEGVWCTKLAAAAWARERLEEPSLIDAALATRRGQPGPALTPEAVHALVQRVLRVVERAAS, from the coding sequence ATGAATCCCCCACAGGACATTCCCGCGCACGTGGCCCCCGAGGTCGTGCGCTACACGGACGCCGTCGTGAAGCGACTTCAGGCCCTGCTCGGCGACGAGCTGCTGGGCGCCTACCTCATCGGCTCGAACAGCCTGGGAGGGTATGAAGCCGGACCGAGCGACATCGACATCATCGCCATCTGCGCGCGGCCCGTGGAGCTCGCGACGAAGCAGGCCATCGCGAGGGAGCTGGATCACCGCGCCCTGCCCTGCCCCGCCCGGGGATTGGAGTTCGTCCTGTACCCGAAGGACACGGTCTCGCGGCCGACCCCGAGTCCACGCTTCGAGCTGAACCTCAACACGGGCGCCGGAATGGGCCACCGGTACACCGTCCGCCCGGAGGACGAGTCCCCGCACTGGTTCGTCATCGACCTCGACATCGCCCGCCAGCACGGGGTGAGGCTGGCCGGACCGCCCGCGAGCGAGCTGCTGGCGCCCCAGGACAAGCGCTGGGTGCTCGACGCCATCCGCACCTCGCTCGCGTGGCACTCGCGGGAGGAGCCGGCGAGCGCCAACAACGTGCTCAACGCCTGCCGGGCCTGGCGGTATGCCGAGGAGGGCGTGTGGTGCACCAAGCTGGCCGCGGCCGCGTGGGCGCGGGAGCGGCTGGAGGAGCCGTCCCTCATCGATGCCGCGCTCGCCACGCGTCGGGGTCAACCCGGCCCCGCGCTGACCCCGGAGGCGGTGCATGCCCTGGTGCAACGGGTTCTCCGCGTCGTCGAGCGCGCCGCGTCCTGA
- a CDS encoding NAD(P)/FAD-dependent oxidoreductase: MSEAMIEHVRGGQTGAQMARIPSASRHRILIIGGGTAGISVAARLARAGQKDVAIIEPSSQHYYQPLWTLVGAGEARVEDTVRDEARLIPKGVKWIQDWARDVDPVARKVSTRGGLEIGYDFLVVAPGIQLDWDKVRGLREALETRPNVSSNYEARYAPKTWDMLRAFQGGTALFTHPSTPVKCAGAPQKIMYLAADHFRKRGLGKAAHVVFASAGKAIFGVKEYAAVLEQVVERYGIDTRFQHDLVEVRGERNEAVFRHTRADGGAEQIVLAYELLHVCPPQSAPDFIKASPLAWQDGPTRGWVKADKYTLRHPDYPEVFALGDASDLPTSRTGAAIRKEAPVLVENLLAVMAGREPTAKYDGYASCPLTTAYGKLLLAEFGYEGKPTPTFPFIDSIKERHDMWLLKKYGLPQLYWKLMLRGRA, encoded by the coding sequence ATGAGCGAAGCGATGATCGAACACGTCCGCGGAGGGCAGACGGGCGCGCAGATGGCTCGGATTCCCAGCGCCTCGCGGCATCGGATCCTCATCATCGGCGGGGGGACCGCGGGCATCAGCGTGGCCGCGCGGCTGGCCCGCGCCGGACAGAAGGACGTGGCGATCATCGAGCCCAGCTCCCAGCACTACTACCAGCCGCTCTGGACGCTGGTGGGGGCCGGAGAGGCGCGCGTGGAGGACACCGTGCGCGACGAGGCCCGCCTCATTCCCAAGGGGGTGAAGTGGATCCAGGACTGGGCGCGGGACGTGGATCCGGTGGCCCGGAAGGTGAGCACCCGGGGCGGTCTGGAGATCGGCTATGACTTCCTCGTGGTGGCGCCGGGCATCCAGCTCGACTGGGACAAGGTGCGCGGGCTGCGCGAGGCCCTGGAGACGCGGCCCAACGTCTCCAGCAACTACGAGGCGCGCTACGCCCCCAAGACGTGGGACATGCTCCGCGCCTTCCAGGGGGGCACCGCCCTCTTCACCCATCCCTCCACGCCGGTGAAGTGCGCGGGCGCGCCGCAGAAGATCATGTACCTGGCGGCCGACCACTTCCGGAAGCGGGGCCTCGGCAAGGCCGCGCACGTCGTCTTCGCCTCCGCGGGCAAGGCCATCTTCGGGGTGAAGGAGTACGCGGCGGTGCTGGAGCAGGTGGTGGAGCGCTATGGCATCGACACGCGCTTCCAGCACGATCTGGTGGAGGTGCGCGGAGAGCGCAACGAGGCCGTCTTCCGGCACACCCGGGCGGATGGAGGCGCCGAGCAGATCGTCCTCGCCTACGAGCTGCTCCACGTGTGTCCGCCCCAGAGCGCGCCGGACTTCATCAAGGCGAGCCCCCTGGCCTGGCAGGACGGCCCCACCCGGGGCTGGGTGAAGGCGGACAAGTACACGCTGCGCCACCCGGACTACCCGGAGGTGTTCGCGCTGGGAGACGCCTCGGACCTTCCCACCTCGCGCACCGGGGCGGCCATCCGCAAGGAGGCGCCCGTGCTGGTGGAGAACCTGTTGGCCGTCATGGCGGGGCGCGAGCCCACCGCGAAGTACGATGGCTACGCGTCCTGCCCGCTCACCACCGCCTACGGCAAGCTGCTGCTCGCCGAGTTCGGCTATGAAGGCAAGCCCACGCCCACCTTCCCGTTCATCGATTCCATCAAGGAACGGCATGACATGTGGCTGCTCAAGAAGTACGGCTTGCCGCAGCTCTACTGGAAGTTGATGCTCCGCGGCCGGGCCTAG
- a CDS encoding sigma-54 interaction domain-containing protein, giving the protein MSSSRPSLSTPLVRSALEAVAGDVLLVDERLRVADATPQARVRLGLGDLLPGRSLAEVLRLPEGQGGLDALLSHGRSLEITPRGGSGAGGAIRVRALALDEGAKRLGWLVLLSPGVTGASPEGDAEESFHGMWTRDAGMKRLFRIVEKVARTESSVLVRGESGTGKELVANALHVISARRKGPFRAINCAALPASLLESELFGHVRGAFTGAVRDSPGHFRLADGGTLFLDEVGDIPLELQGKLLRVLETRTVIPVGGRASVPVNVRIVAATHRALRREVEEGRFRADLMYRLRVVPLFLPSLRERRGDILPLARRFLEELERRGSRHVERISPGAQHLLERHGWPGNVRELRNVMEYAFVIGEGPLLHEADLPPEFSAPRASAEPCAPSASPRPGRPASALLRPVDDHDPATLRAALEEAGGNHTQAARLLGISRVTLWRRLRALGDKVAR; this is encoded by the coding sequence ATGTCCTCCTCCAGGCCCTCCCTCAGCACGCCGCTCGTGCGCTCCGCCCTGGAGGCCGTGGCGGGTGACGTCCTGCTCGTGGATGAGCGGTTGCGCGTGGCCGACGCCACGCCCCAGGCACGCGTCCGGCTCGGCCTCGGCGACCTGCTCCCGGGGCGGTCCCTCGCCGAGGTGCTCCGCCTCCCGGAGGGCCAGGGGGGGCTGGATGCGCTGCTGTCCCACGGGCGGTCCCTGGAGATCACTCCCCGCGGGGGAAGCGGAGCGGGGGGCGCCATCCGGGTGCGCGCCCTGGCGCTCGACGAGGGCGCGAAGCGGCTCGGGTGGTTGGTGTTGCTCTCTCCCGGAGTGACGGGAGCCTCGCCGGAGGGAGATGCCGAGGAGAGCTTCCATGGCATGTGGACGCGCGATGCGGGGATGAAGCGCCTGTTCCGCATCGTGGAGAAGGTGGCTCGCACCGAGTCGAGCGTGCTGGTGCGGGGCGAGTCCGGCACGGGCAAGGAGCTGGTGGCCAACGCCCTGCACGTCATCTCCGCGCGGCGCAAGGGTCCGTTCCGGGCCATCAACTGCGCGGCCCTTCCCGCCAGCCTGTTGGAGAGCGAGCTGTTCGGCCACGTGCGCGGCGCCTTCACCGGCGCGGTGCGCGACAGCCCGGGCCACTTCCGGCTCGCGGACGGGGGGACGCTCTTCCTCGACGAAGTGGGGGATATTCCCCTGGAGCTCCAGGGCAAGTTGCTGCGGGTGCTCGAGACGCGCACCGTCATTCCCGTGGGAGGACGCGCGTCGGTGCCGGTCAACGTGCGCATCGTCGCCGCCACCCACCGCGCGCTGCGCCGCGAAGTGGAGGAGGGCCGCTTCCGCGCGGACCTGATGTACCGGCTGCGCGTGGTGCCGCTCTTCCTGCCTTCGCTGCGCGAGCGGCGCGGGGACATCCTGCCCCTGGCCCGGCGCTTCCTCGAGGAGCTGGAGCGTCGGGGCTCGCGCCACGTGGAGCGCATCTCCCCCGGAGCCCAGCACCTGCTGGAGCGCCACGGCTGGCCGGGCAACGTGCGCGAGCTGCGCAACGTGATGGAGTACGCCTTCGTCATCGGAGAAGGCCCCTTGCTGCACGAGGCCGACCTTCCGCCCGAGTTCTCCGCGCCCCGTGCGTCCGCCGAGCCCTGCGCGCCCTCCGCGTCCCCGCGTCCGGGGCGCCCGGCCAGCGCGCTGCTCCGTCCGGTGGATGACCATGATCCGGCCACCCTGCGCGCCGCGCTGGAGGAGGCGGGCGGCAACCACACCCAGGCCGCCCGCCTGCTGGGCATCAGCCGCGTGACGCTGTGGCGCCGGTTGCGCGCGCTCGGGGACAAGGTCGCGCGGTAG
- a CDS encoding MBL fold metallo-hydrolase: MIFRQLFDAESSTYTYLLGDPSSGQAALIDPVLEQVERDLTLVRELGLRLTHVLETHVHADHITSAGRLRERTGCTVVASERGASCVDLHVRHGDEVRVGALVVRVLATPGHTDDGVSYCVGERVFTGDTLLIRGTGRTDFQNGDAGQLHDSVTRVLFALPDDTLVYPGHDYQGRTVTTIGEEKRHNPRLAGRGREEFIHLMGNLHLPMPRKLDVAVPANRSCGRLDS; this comes from the coding sequence ATGATCTTCCGCCAGCTCTTCGATGCCGAGTCCTCGACGTACACCTACCTCCTGGGCGATCCGTCCTCGGGGCAGGCCGCCCTCATCGATCCGGTGCTCGAGCAGGTGGAGCGCGATCTCACGCTGGTGCGTGAACTCGGCTTGCGCCTCACCCATGTGCTGGAGACGCACGTGCACGCGGACCACATCACCTCCGCGGGGCGGCTGCGCGAGCGCACCGGGTGCACGGTGGTGGCCAGCGAGCGGGGGGCGTCGTGCGTCGATCTCCATGTGCGGCATGGGGACGAGGTGCGCGTCGGGGCCCTGGTGGTGCGCGTGCTGGCCACTCCGGGACATACCGATGACGGCGTGAGCTACTGCGTGGGGGAGCGGGTGTTCACGGGAGACACGCTGCTCATCCGCGGCACCGGGCGGACGGACTTCCAGAATGGGGACGCGGGCCAGCTCCACGACTCCGTCACCCGGGTGCTCTTCGCCCTGCCGGACGACACGCTCGTCTACCCCGGGCACGACTACCAGGGCCGGACGGTGACGACCATTGGCGAGGAGAAGCGGCACAACCCGCGCCTGGCGGGACGCGGCCGTGAGGAGTTCATCCACCTCATGGGCAACCTCCACCTGCCCATGCCCCGGAAGCTGGACGTGGCCGTGCCCGCCAACCGCTCCTGTGGGCGCCTGGACTCGTGA
- a CDS encoding rhodanese-like domain-containing protein, with translation MSSPLFLDLLPEQLDTLGPEVRRIDVREPDEFEGPLGHLPRAELVPLGTLEAACATWSREAPLLLICRSGRRSVTAAELLARHGFGRLYNLKGGMLAVREADPARGPGAPST, from the coding sequence ATGTCCTCTCCTCTCTTCCTGGATCTCCTTCCCGAGCAGCTCGACACCCTGGGGCCCGAGGTGCGGCGCATCGACGTGCGCGAGCCCGACGAGTTCGAGGGCCCCCTGGGCCACCTGCCCCGGGCCGAGCTCGTTCCCCTGGGCACCCTCGAGGCCGCGTGCGCCACCTGGTCCCGCGAGGCGCCGCTGCTGCTCATCTGCCGCTCGGGCCGGCGGTCCGTGACGGCCGCCGAGCTCCTGGCGCGGCACGGCTTTGGCCGCCTCTACAACCTCAAGGGAGGCATGCTGGCGGTGCGCGAGGCCGACCCGGCGCGCGGCCCGGGAGCCCCATCCACGTGA
- a CDS encoding sulfite exporter TauE/SafE family protein has translation MSPGLHDVLALLVPPAMPLVGFVLAALIGVSLGLLGGGGSILTVPILVYVLGFEPKESIAMGLAIVGTTSLFGAFGHWRAGNLQLRAALVFGAMAMGGTFVGARLSVFLPGTVQLVLFATVMLVAAVFMERNARRELATPATGPEPRVASFPLLAASALGVGALTGLVGVGGGFLIVPVLVLRAGLPMKQAVGTSLLVIAFNSFVGFAGYLGHVNVAWGALTLFTGLAIAGTVGGTWLSRFISQATLKRAFAGLLVVMGVLILYENRRTFPALGRAAASESPRPVRPG, from the coding sequence GTGAGCCCGGGCCTTCACGACGTGCTCGCGCTGCTCGTGCCTCCCGCCATGCCCCTGGTGGGCTTCGTGCTCGCCGCGCTCATCGGCGTGTCCCTGGGGCTGCTCGGGGGAGGAGGCTCCATCCTCACGGTGCCGATCCTCGTCTACGTGCTGGGCTTCGAGCCCAAGGAGTCCATCGCCATGGGGCTGGCGATCGTGGGCACCACGAGCCTCTTCGGTGCCTTCGGACACTGGCGCGCGGGCAACCTCCAGTTGCGCGCCGCGCTCGTCTTCGGAGCGATGGCGATGGGGGGCACCTTCGTCGGCGCGCGCCTGTCGGTCTTCCTCCCGGGGACGGTGCAGCTCGTGCTCTTCGCCACGGTGATGTTGGTGGCGGCGGTCTTCATGGAGCGCAACGCCCGGCGGGAGCTCGCCACCCCGGCCACCGGGCCCGAGCCGCGCGTGGCCTCCTTTCCCCTGCTCGCCGCGTCCGCGCTCGGCGTGGGCGCGCTCACGGGGCTGGTCGGAGTCGGCGGGGGATTCCTCATCGTGCCGGTGCTCGTCCTGCGCGCCGGTCTGCCCATGAAGCAGGCGGTGGGCACGAGCCTGCTCGTCATCGCCTTCAACTCCTTCGTCGGGTTCGCGGGCTATCTCGGCCATGTGAACGTCGCGTGGGGGGCACTCACGCTCTTCACGGGCCTGGCCATCGCGGGTACCGTCGGAGGCACCTGGCTCTCGCGCTTCATCTCCCAGGCCACCCTCAAGCGGGCCTTCGCGGGGCTGCTCGTGGTGATGGGCGTCCTCATCCTCTACGAGAACCGGCGGACGTTCCCCGCGCTGGGACGGGCCGCCGCCAGCGAGTCTCCACGCCCGGTGCGTCCGGGCTGA
- a CDS encoding protein-tyrosine phosphatase family protein: MMREQMEMNLDWVTSELVLGGRFPMEAAAHLSQRLGIRYVVDVRVECCDDERVLREHGITLLHLPTVDMCAISQPMIRDGVAWVRERLDQGEKVFIHCEHGIGRSALLALCVLVSRGLSPLESLALAKRRRPKVSPSPEQLEAFMAFAEEWRRAHGASWTVPVFDELAAIAYSHLRPSSPPPA; the protein is encoded by the coding sequence ATGATGCGGGAGCAGATGGAGATGAACCTCGACTGGGTGACCTCCGAACTCGTGCTGGGAGGCCGCTTCCCGATGGAAGCCGCGGCCCATCTCTCCCAGCGGCTCGGCATCCGTTACGTCGTCGACGTCCGGGTGGAGTGCTGTGATGACGAGCGTGTGCTGCGCGAGCACGGCATCACCCTGCTGCACCTGCCCACGGTGGATATGTGCGCCATCAGCCAGCCGATGATTCGCGATGGGGTGGCCTGGGTCCGCGAGCGTCTGGATCAGGGGGAGAAGGTCTTCATCCACTGCGAGCACGGCATCGGCCGCAGCGCATTGCTGGCGCTGTGCGTGCTCGTGTCGCGAGGGCTCAGCCCGCTGGAGTCCCTCGCGCTGGCCAAGCGGCGGCGGCCCAAGGTGTCTCCGAGCCCGGAGCAGCTCGAGGCCTTCATGGCCTTCGCGGAGGAGTGGAGACGGGCCCATGGGGCCTCCTGGACCGTGCCCGTCTTCGACGAGCTGGCGGCCATCGCCTACAGCCACCTGCGACCCTCCTCGCCGCCACCCGCGTAG
- a CDS encoding DUF5335 family protein → MERTTEIPPQGWFNYFAGLSRRAMSHPVRVEVESVLMGAQELVHALPLLGIDVEPKGSELGAIELTLGDEHQDFLHRIAQPVQVYLKIDDHGDLDCLSIEDRSGTRTLVFFEEGGVPAWAHPSIQEAEPPALGL, encoded by the coding sequence ATGGAACGCACGACGGAGATTCCCCCTCAGGGGTGGTTCAACTACTTCGCGGGCTTGAGCAGGCGGGCGATGAGCCACCCCGTCCGGGTGGAAGTGGAGAGCGTCTTGATGGGAGCCCAGGAGCTGGTTCATGCGCTGCCCTTGCTGGGCATCGACGTGGAACCCAAGGGCTCGGAGCTGGGTGCCATCGAGCTCACCCTGGGAGATGAACACCAGGACTTCCTGCACCGCATCGCCCAGCCCGTGCAGGTCTATCTCAAGATCGATGACCACGGAGACCTCGATTGCCTGTCCATCGAGGACCGGAGTGGAACCAGGACCCTGGTCTTCTTCGAGGAGGGAGGCGTGCCCGCCTGGGCCCATCCGAGCATCCAGGAAGCGGAGCCGCCCGCGTTGGGCCTGTGA
- a CDS encoding penicillin-binding transpeptidase domain-containing protein — translation MLASCVSVRGRPAPVETGPLDVAQDYLRAWGEGDFASMRRAVVEPPADLEAQHQRFRDELRIIASRFELGRVEREEDSALVTFRALHVLRGLGEWEVDSTLRFVRREGRWWVRWSPAVLHPEAREGDRFSRTRTRPARASLLDGRGHPLTREGEVITIGVEPRRIQSRAAVASALQARLGVDPSRLDKTLNAPGVSPEHFVPIIDVRPALYQQVRPALAPVPGIFFRRKSAWLTPEEGFAAHTLGRVGEVTAELLEQLGPTYQRGDTVGLSGLELAHEQRLAGLPSGEVRLTRPSGEVRVLGRFAGAPGTPVRTTLLPEVQLAAEAALDGVTQPAALVAVDSRTGAILALVSRPLEQPLNRALTGRYPPGSTFKVVTSEALLARGMGVDAAVSCPATVSVGGKAFRNFEGEAFGNTRLRQVFAHSCNTAFVTLATGLGTGALEDAAHRFGFDVAYNVGLPSPGASFPVPRDDAERAAAAIGQGRVLATPLHMASVAAAAESGRWHSPYLLTELSGGPSASLAPGTRAPLQALMRAVVSEGSGRAAVGVMGLAGKTGTAEFGTGAPLPTHAWFIGFRQGIAFAVLVEGGGVGGRVAVPIAARFAAAL, via the coding sequence ATGTTGGCCTCGTGTGTCTCCGTACGTGGTCGGCCGGCGCCGGTGGAAACAGGCCCGCTCGACGTGGCCCAGGACTACCTGCGGGCCTGGGGCGAGGGTGACTTCGCCTCCATGCGGCGCGCGGTGGTCGAGCCGCCGGCCGATCTCGAGGCGCAACACCAGCGCTTCCGGGACGAGCTGCGCATCATCGCCTCGCGCTTCGAGCTCGGCCGTGTCGAGCGCGAGGAGGACAGTGCCCTGGTCACCTTCCGCGCCCTGCATGTCCTGCGTGGGCTGGGCGAGTGGGAGGTGGACAGCACGCTGCGCTTCGTGCGCCGGGAGGGGCGCTGGTGGGTGCGCTGGTCTCCGGCGGTGCTGCACCCCGAGGCCCGCGAAGGGGACCGTTTCTCCCGCACGAGGACGCGCCCCGCGCGGGCCAGCCTGCTCGATGGGCGGGGACATCCCCTCACCCGCGAGGGCGAGGTCATCACCATTGGTGTCGAGCCCCGGCGCATCCAGAGCCGCGCGGCCGTCGCCTCGGCGCTCCAGGCGCGGCTGGGCGTGGATCCTTCGAGACTGGACAAGACGTTGAACGCGCCGGGCGTGTCCCCCGAGCACTTCGTGCCCATCATCGACGTGCGGCCCGCGCTCTACCAACAGGTACGTCCGGCGCTGGCGCCCGTGCCGGGCATCTTCTTCCGCCGCAAGAGCGCCTGGCTCACCCCGGAGGAGGGCTTCGCGGCGCACACCCTGGGCCGGGTAGGGGAGGTGACGGCCGAGCTGCTCGAGCAGTTGGGGCCGACCTACCAGCGGGGAGACACCGTGGGCCTGTCGGGACTGGAGCTGGCCCATGAGCAGCGGCTCGCGGGGCTGCCCTCCGGAGAGGTTCGCCTCACCCGTCCGTCCGGAGAGGTGCGCGTCCTCGGCCGCTTCGCGGGAGCGCCGGGCACGCCGGTGCGGACCACGCTGCTGCCCGAGGTGCAGTTGGCCGCGGAAGCCGCGCTCGACGGAGTGACCCAGCCCGCGGCGCTCGTCGCGGTGGACAGCCGCACGGGCGCCATCCTGGCCCTCGTCAGCCGGCCGCTCGAGCAGCCGTTGAATCGCGCGCTCACCGGCCGCTATCCGCCCGGCTCGACGTTCAAGGTCGTCACGTCGGAAGCGCTGCTCGCCCGGGGCATGGGGGTGGACGCCGCGGTGTCGTGCCCGGCCACGGTGAGTGTGGGGGGCAAGGCGTTTCGCAACTTCGAGGGCGAGGCGTTCGGGAACACCCGTCTGCGCCAGGTCTTCGCCCACTCCTGCAACACCGCCTTCGTGACGCTGGCCACGGGGCTCGGCACGGGCGCGCTCGAGGACGCGGCCCACCGCTTCGGCTTCGACGTGGCGTACAACGTGGGGCTTCCTTCTCCCGGTGCCTCGTTCCCCGTGCCCAGGGATGATGCCGAGCGGGCGGCGGCCGCCATCGGCCAGGGCCGTGTCCTGGCCACGCCGCTGCACATGGCCTCGGTGGCCGCGGCGGCCGAATCGGGCAGGTGGCACTCGCCCTATCTCCTGACCGAGTTGTCGGGAGGCCCCAGCGCCTCGCTCGCGCCGGGAACCCGTGCGCCCTTGCAGGCGCTGATGCGGGCCGTGGTCTCCGAGGGCTCCGGCCGGGCGGCCGTGGGCGTGATGGGGCTGGCGGGCAAGACGGGCACGGCCGAGTTCGGCACCGGCGCGCCCCTGCCCACACATGCGTGGTTCATCGGCTTCCGCCAGGGCATTGCCTTCGCCGTGCTGGTGGAGGGCGGAGGCGTGGGCGGCCGGGTGGCCGTGCCCATCGCCGCGAGGTTCGCCGCGGCGCTCTGA
- a CDS encoding MazG nucleotide pyrophosphohydrolase domain-containing protein, whose translation MITLPEGATMKDYQRYIHELETLHGWLKVDLVHNCFLMGEEVGELFKAVRRYNKYYDEGKSTPTEEAKAHLAEELVDVFNYLVAIANRTGVDLEQAFRDKNARNQQRTWS comes from the coding sequence ATGATCACTCTCCCCGAAGGCGCGACGATGAAGGACTACCAGCGCTACATCCACGAGCTCGAGACGCTCCATGGATGGCTGAAGGTGGACCTGGTGCACAACTGCTTCCTCATGGGCGAGGAGGTGGGCGAGCTGTTCAAGGCGGTGCGCCGCTACAACAAGTACTACGACGAGGGAAAGAGCACCCCGACCGAGGAGGCGAAGGCCCACCTCGCCGAGGAGCTGGTGGACGTCTTCAACTACCTGGTGGCCATCGCCAACCGGACGGGCGTGGACCTGGAGCAGGCGTTCCGCGACAAGAACGCGCGCAACCAGCAGCGCACCTGGAGCTGA
- a CDS encoding ABC transporter ATP-binding protein: protein MSDTSGAPTRKLAIEVRDLHKSFGDQHALRGVDLVVPEGTTCVLMGISGSGKSVLMKHIMGLLRPDRGMVLVEGQEVAKMDEATLDQMRRKQGILFQANALFDSLNVFDNVAFPLRERTRMSEEEIRRTVNETLAKVGLSHAAQRFPGELSGGMQKRVGFARATILRPKILLYDDPTAGLDPLTTAAVNEIIVTGKQQLGATSLVITPDVASAFGMADSLAIMHEGLIVAAGPPDLVRESQHPAVKAFLRNWLARRSKNRTPQG, encoded by the coding sequence ATGAGTGACACGAGCGGAGCACCGACACGCAAGCTGGCCATCGAGGTGAGGGATCTCCACAAGTCCTTCGGGGACCAGCACGCCTTGCGAGGCGTGGACCTCGTGGTCCCCGAGGGCACCACCTGCGTGCTGATGGGGATATCCGGCTCGGGCAAGTCGGTGCTGATGAAGCACATCATGGGCCTGCTGCGGCCGGACCGGGGCATGGTGCTCGTGGAGGGCCAGGAGGTGGCGAAGATGGACGAGGCCACGCTCGATCAGATGCGCCGCAAGCAGGGCATCCTCTTCCAGGCCAATGCCCTCTTCGACTCGCTCAACGTCTTCGACAACGTGGCCTTCCCGCTGCGCGAGCGCACCCGCATGTCCGAGGAGGAGATCCGCCGGACGGTGAACGAGACGCTGGCCAAGGTGGGGCTGTCCCACGCGGCCCAGCGCTTCCCCGGCGAGCTGTCCGGCGGCATGCAGAAGCGCGTGGGCTTCGCGCGCGCCACCATCCTCCGGCCGAAGATCCTCCTGTACGACGACCCCACGGCGGGCCTGGATCCGCTCACCACCGCCGCCGTCAACGAGATCATCGTCACCGGCAAGCAGCAGCTCGGGGCGACCTCGCTCGTCATCACCCCGGACGTGGCGTCCGCCTTCGGCATGGCCGACAGCCTCGCCATCATGCACGAGGGCCTCATCGTCGCGGCGGGCCCGCCGGACCTGGTCCGCGAGTCCCAACACCCGGCGGTGAAGGCCTTCCTGCGCAACTGGCTGGCGCGCCGCTCGAAGAACCGCACGCCCCAGGGTTGA